A window of Flavobacterium flavigenum contains these coding sequences:
- a CDS encoding OmpA family protein: MAKGVKRIKWTGDGKVISNLSIPNKKVVIHPDEYVSFEVDLWYEGTTEADKKKTLTWILQDRRKKTIIVQRVQPAYVPKKISIPKALCGPFEYYLEASTSGQRDLVNQTGLIISGNCPTRILNSKWSTTKDGKDVRKDHFFNYGETVYLNLTTEGLNGHLNLCIDIFRHLDFQTDPLIYRYTSVDVVDGEINLEIKSTNTWYPKLKNIKEKEEFYIKVFDPSNRLYIPDEKYNDTVHARFLRINKKIVSQEIKPPTNLSPLKTGKPEKTKERFELCRFQSISITEPKKTPTLIFDNGENLKNVSNPKTPIAKTILFDFDKYDITSDAKTILNNVLQYLLGAQHSYIKIDGHACVIGKEQYNQKLSQQRSDAVKKIFIDGGLDGNRIVSTGLGEVNPTDDKKGRDNIKHKDEKEYTENRRVDITFDTFGHDAQTIIYETIATSREQNLTIDITEYQNKACFKDAKHKKNIRINSPEYPDSIDKVTNKLDFPVKSNLSVSNPLPILYIWPKVFANEYNIHVHSCRYFSNNANTTVLVKAYADIKWDFHFFLNLSNKLSVKWQNLSPEKHKEMQSKAGKIGAEKRWKQTEIDFGVAIDAKWDKIEGDKYNGHYDATKKYEKKIKQFYSVFASLKEFSKSITEQTKGTVSKTRLGKKWPLWVEMDPPNFCLGAEWSLARGKNKGKETLEIGTALEFYFKAEPLIALGLNIDLLAGLVQLGVAATTGGSGNVAAMKIFNEVRDWLDEDDNAIKLKMYIDLEITGTINGFSKLNLNTASDENNGEAKLETILKIELRAGIELKATAVLIVGEAYVSAEVSGKAVGSVTFGHGLLFEKNSTQTSIYYQPKLSFDGLRVKGVIKAKIGLLIKKGVFKGDHDKELVDYKYEENLFDPFDVIQKFEKITGLSSKVQLL, from the coding sequence ATGGCAAAAGGTGTTAAAAGAATAAAATGGACAGGGGATGGAAAAGTAATTTCGAACTTATCTATTCCTAATAAAAAGGTAGTAATTCATCCTGACGAATATGTTTCTTTTGAAGTAGATTTATGGTATGAAGGGACTACAGAAGCAGACAAGAAGAAAACCTTAACCTGGATTTTACAAGACCGTAGAAAGAAAACTATTATTGTACAAAGAGTACAACCTGCTTATGTACCTAAAAAAATAAGTATCCCTAAGGCTTTATGTGGTCCCTTTGAATATTATCTTGAAGCAAGTACTTCAGGACAAAGAGATTTAGTTAATCAAACTGGTCTTATAATAAGCGGCAATTGCCCTACAAGAATCCTAAACAGCAAATGGTCTACAACTAAAGATGGAAAAGATGTTCGAAAAGATCATTTTTTTAATTATGGAGAAACGGTCTATCTTAATTTAACAACCGAAGGTTTAAACGGTCACTTAAACTTATGTATCGACATCTTCAGACATTTAGATTTTCAAACAGACCCGCTCATATACAGATATACAAGTGTTGATGTTGTCGATGGAGAAATTAATCTGGAGATTAAAAGTACAAATACGTGGTATCCTAAACTTAAGAATATAAAAGAAAAGGAAGAGTTTTATATCAAAGTTTTTGATCCTTCCAATAGACTTTATATTCCGGATGAAAAATATAATGACACAGTACATGCACGTTTTTTAAGAATTAATAAAAAAATTGTTTCTCAGGAAATAAAACCTCCTACTAATTTATCACCTTTAAAAACTGGTAAACCAGAAAAAACCAAAGAACGATTTGAGCTTTGCAGATTTCAATCCATTAGCATTACAGAACCCAAAAAAACACCAACACTGATTTTTGATAATGGTGAAAATTTAAAAAACGTATCAAACCCTAAAACGCCTATCGCCAAAACAATCCTTTTTGATTTTGATAAATATGATATAACCTCTGATGCCAAAACAATCCTCAATAATGTCTTGCAATATTTGTTAGGGGCACAACATTCTTACATCAAAATTGATGGGCATGCATGTGTTATCGGAAAAGAACAATACAATCAAAAATTATCTCAGCAACGAAGTGATGCCGTAAAAAAAATATTTATTGATGGAGGTTTAGATGGCAACAGAATTGTCTCCACTGGACTTGGAGAAGTAAATCCAACTGACGATAAAAAAGGTCGAGACAATATAAAACACAAAGACGAAAAGGAATACACAGAAAACCGTCGCGTAGACATTACTTTTGATACTTTTGGTCACGATGCCCAAACTATCATTTATGAAACTATTGCGACAAGTCGTGAACAAAATCTTACTATAGATATTACAGAATATCAAAATAAAGCTTGTTTTAAGGACGCAAAACATAAAAAAAACATAAGAATCAACTCACCAGAATATCCAGATTCGATAGATAAAGTTACTAATAAATTAGATTTTCCTGTAAAATCAAATCTATCCGTTTCAAATCCTTTACCAATACTATATATCTGGCCTAAAGTATTTGCTAATGAATATAATATTCACGTGCATTCCTGTCGTTATTTTTCAAATAACGCAAACACAACAGTTTTAGTAAAAGCTTATGCTGACATTAAGTGGGACTTCCATTTCTTTTTAAATCTTAGTAATAAGCTAAGTGTAAAATGGCAAAATCTATCTCCGGAGAAGCATAAAGAAATGCAAAGTAAAGCAGGAAAAATTGGTGCTGAAAAAAGATGGAAACAGACAGAAATAGATTTTGGAGTAGCCATAGATGCTAAGTGGGATAAAATTGAAGGTGATAAATATAATGGGCATTATGATGCTACTAAAAAATATGAGAAAAAAATCAAACAGTTTTATTCTGTTTTTGCTTCATTAAAAGAATTTTCAAAGTCAATTACAGAACAAACTAAAGGTACTGTAAGCAAAACCAGGTTAGGAAAAAAATGGCCTCTGTGGGTTGAAATGGATCCTCCAAATTTTTGTTTAGGAGCTGAATGGAGTTTAGCTAGAGGAAAAAATAAAGGAAAAGAAACATTAGAGATAGGTACTGCCCTTGAATTCTATTTCAAAGCAGAGCCATTAATTGCTTTGGGTTTAAATATTGATTTGTTAGCTGGATTAGTCCAATTAGGAGTGGCAGCAACAACAGGTGGTTCAGGAAATGTAGCCGCAATGAAAATATTTAATGAGGTTAGAGATTGGCTGGATGAAGATGATAATGCCATAAAACTTAAAATGTATATTGATTTAGAAATTACTGGAACTATAAACGGATTTTCTAAATTAAATTTAAATACTGCTTCAGACGAAAATAATGGAGAGGCTAAACTGGAAACAATTTTAAAAATAGAGCTTAGAGCTGGTATAGAATTAAAAGCAACCGCAGTACTTATCGTTGGAGAAGCCTATGTTAGTGCTGAAGTATCAGGAAAGGCCGTTGGCTCCGTAACTTTTGGGCATGGTCTTTTGTTTGAAAAAAACAGTACACAAACTTCTATTTATTATCAACCCAAGTTAAGTTTTGATGGACTAAGAGTCAAAGGAGTTATAAAAGCTAAAATTGGTCTATTAATAAAGAAGGGAGTTTTTAAAGGAGACCACGATAAAGAATTAGTTGACTACAAATATGAAGAAAATCTTTTTGATCCTTTTGATGTAATACAAAAATTTGAAAAAATAACAGGGTTAAGTTCTAAAGTACAATTATTATAA
- a CDS encoding DUF4280 domain-containing protein produces MSEKHFVVQGATCKCKFSEDPSKTDKIKVKSHKKHFGNDKEGSEKLIATTKEIGQTLEKNTFGKCKKQPAGNSFLPCQAQITKWSGFYENVTLSNQGKILLENSKGTCPMGAPDCIEITDHGQTAEPGEQNFKNAEPMVHNLVNPMVDVRDMYAKEAKHEGLIFNN; encoded by the coding sequence ATGAGCGAAAAACATTTTGTTGTACAGGGCGCTACCTGTAAATGCAAGTTTAGTGAAGACCCTTCAAAAACGGATAAAATTAAGGTCAAATCACACAAAAAACATTTTGGAAATGATAAGGAAGGATCAGAAAAACTAATTGCTACCACCAAAGAAATTGGGCAGACTTTAGAAAAAAACACCTTTGGCAAATGCAAAAAACAACCTGCCGGCAATAGCTTTTTGCCCTGCCAGGCACAAATAACAAAATGGAGCGGTTTTTATGAAAATGTAACCCTTAGCAATCAGGGCAAAATACTGCTCGAAAACAGCAAAGGAACCTGCCCCATGGGAGCACCCGATTGCATTGAAATTACAGACCACGGACAAACAGCTGAACCCGGCGAACAAAATTTTAAAAATGCAGAGCCTATGGTGCACAATCTTGTAAACCCAATGGTGGATGTGAGGGATATGTATGCGAAAGAGGCTAAGCATGAGGGTCTAATTTTTAACAATTAA
- a CDS encoding peptidoglycan-binding protein LysM — MSYIPEPSYKDYLTYTIKKGDTLTSVAKNLSIDSYTLRAYHNKFCPLQDLIEADFPSQLDYLILPPPEIKLSDEEREKQRKKIVFHEASFKMSLNNAKISNSYGVLYTIQNGSETHTIKQEMSVEWKAKNENGYYFFEVSRIGKVYINDTAASTMAEEIAEKASAALYPLLVVVDQNGKWVYINNFSQIEERWQETKKQILKYYKGDHVEKYLSLYDRNLEDSDSLYISLSKDWFLNAFFNGIHTQYPPSLSIQKEIDFPLIAKTENIKYFVDQKVDDRLDVDNFLVMDINGKLCDDRTKTDFENELQIPVKEYSDQKASGSYRAKYFLNPEDYIPESIFISCDLELEVPQKYSVSISNLNDRKEMSTTPKQELFIEETQPQKKWWQF, encoded by the coding sequence ATGTCTTACATTCCCGAGCCTTCTTATAAGGATTATTTAACTTATACTATTAAAAAAGGCGATACGCTAACGAGTGTCGCTAAAAATTTAAGCATTGATAGCTATACACTTAGGGCTTACCACAATAAATTTTGTCCTTTACAGGATTTGATTGAAGCTGATTTTCCATCACAGCTTGACTACCTCATTTTACCACCCCCCGAAATAAAACTTTCTGATGAAGAAAGAGAAAAGCAGCGTAAAAAAATAGTTTTTCATGAGGCGTCTTTCAAAATGTCTTTGAATAATGCAAAAATCAGTAACTCATATGGCGTACTCTACACTATACAAAACGGATCAGAAACACATACCATAAAACAGGAGATGAGTGTTGAATGGAAAGCAAAAAACGAAAACGGTTATTACTTTTTTGAAGTGAGCCGTATCGGAAAAGTTTATATTAATGATACCGCCGCCAGCACTATGGCCGAAGAAATTGCCGAAAAAGCTTCTGCTGCCCTCTATCCTTTATTAGTTGTTGTGGACCAAAACGGAAAATGGGTTTACATTAACAACTTTAGCCAGATTGAAGAACGCTGGCAGGAAACCAAAAAACAAATCCTAAAATATTATAAAGGTGATCATGTCGAAAAATACCTGTCTCTTTACGACAGAAATTTAGAAGATAGTGATTCCTTATATATTTCCCTTTCAAAAGACTGGTTTTTAAATGCCTTTTTTAATGGAATCCATACGCAATATCCTCCTTCATTATCGATTCAGAAGGAAATTGATTTCCCTCTTATTGCCAAAACTGAAAATATAAAATATTTCGTTGATCAAAAAGTAGACGACCGTCTGGATGTCGATAATTTTTTAGTGATGGACATTAATGGAAAACTCTGTGATGACCGCACCAAAACTGACTTTGAAAACGAGCTGCAAATACCCGTAAAAGAATATTCAGATCAAAAAGCTTCTGGCAGCTACAGGGCAAAATATTTTTTAAACCCTGAGGATTATATTCCCGAGAGCATTTTTATATCCTGCGATTTAGAACTCGAAGTGCCGCAAAAATATTCGGTTTCTATTTCTAACTTAAACGATCGCAAAGAAATGAGTACGACGCCGAAACAGGAATTATTTATAGAAGAAACCCAGCCTCAAAAAAAATGGTGGCAATTTTAA
- a CDS encoding sodium/sugar symporter, whose translation MSQNLAFADYAVFIIYFLVVSIYGYIIYRKREKNEHDAKAYFLAEGTLTWWAIGASLIASNISAEQFIGMSGEGFFLGIAVAAYEWIAAIALIIVAVWFIPVYLKNKIYTMPQFLKTRYNESTALIMAVFWLFLYVFVNLTSILYLGAVAINGLAGGEYLHVIMIGLAVFALIISLGGMKVVAYTDVIQVAVLIIGGLVTSYIALTVVAESFGFGKDALAGFNLLMEKAPEHFKMIIPEPTATSTQNEIDKYLTFPGMMSYLAGIWIINLNYWGCNQYITQRALGADLQTARTGILFAGFLKLLMPVIVMLPGIAAYVLYQNGDLPQLVGGKDGAYSAMLTFLPTGLKGLSVAALTAAIVASLAGKVNSISTIYTLDVHKKYIQKNASDRHQVNIGRYAVFAAMLLAVLFTWNDVLGIGGVGGFTYIQKYTGFISPGVFAMFVLGMFWKRTTGSAAIVGVILGFVLSVLFNEYAPALFGNETLLYTAYKNAKGIYEIPFHICMGLSFFFTTLVMVAMSFAGPKVNPKAFETEPGMFSVKPQTTVLIVITLLVIVALYVKFW comes from the coding sequence ATGAGCCAGAACCTTGCTTTTGCAGATTATGCAGTATTTATTATCTATTTCCTCGTTGTGTCTATTTATGGATACATCATCTATCGCAAGCGCGAAAAAAACGAACACGATGCCAAGGCTTATTTCCTTGCAGAAGGAACCCTTACATGGTGGGCAATTGGAGCTTCATTAATTGCTTCAAACATTTCAGCAGAACAATTTATCGGAATGAGCGGTGAGGGCTTTTTCTTAGGAATTGCAGTTGCTGCTTACGAGTGGATTGCCGCTATTGCTCTTATTATCGTTGCCGTTTGGTTTATCCCGGTATACTTAAAAAATAAGATCTATACAATGCCACAATTCTTAAAAACACGTTACAACGAATCTACGGCCTTAATCATGGCGGTTTTCTGGTTGTTTTTATACGTTTTTGTAAACCTTACTTCTATCTTATATTTAGGAGCGGTTGCCATTAACGGTTTGGCAGGTGGTGAGTATCTGCATGTTATTATGATTGGTCTGGCTGTTTTTGCTTTGATCATTTCATTGGGAGGTATGAAAGTGGTTGCTTATACAGACGTTATTCAGGTAGCGGTTTTAATCATTGGAGGTTTGGTTACTTCTTACATTGCTTTGACTGTGGTAGCAGAAAGTTTTGGTTTCGGAAAAGACGCTCTTGCAGGTTTCAACCTTTTGATGGAAAAAGCTCCGGAGCATTTCAAAATGATTATTCCTGAGCCAACGGCAACTTCTACGCAAAATGAAATTGACAAATACCTTACTTTCCCAGGAATGATGTCTTACCTTGCAGGTATCTGGATTATCAACCTTAACTATTGGGGATGTAACCAGTATATCACTCAAAGAGCTTTGGGTGCTGATTTACAAACTGCCCGTACCGGTATTTTGTTCGCAGGTTTCTTAAAATTATTAATGCCTGTTATCGTAATGTTGCCTGGTATTGCAGCTTATGTTTTATACCAAAATGGTGATCTGCCACAATTGGTTGGTGGAAAAGACGGAGCGTACTCAGCTATGTTAACTTTCCTTCCTACAGGTCTTAAAGGATTATCTGTTGCCGCCTTAACAGCAGCTATCGTAGCTTCATTAGCGGGTAAAGTAAACAGTATCTCTACTATTTATACCTTAGACGTTCACAAAAAATACATTCAGAAAAATGCCAGCGACAGACATCAGGTAAACATTGGTCGTTATGCCGTTTTCGCAGCGATGCTTTTGGCTGTTTTATTTACATGGAATGACGTTCTTGGAATTGGCGGTGTTGGTGGATTCACATACATCCAAAAATATACAGGATTTATTAGCCCTGGAGTATTTGCTATGTTCGTTTTAGGTATGTTCTGGAAAAGAACTACAGGATCTGCAGCTATTGTGGGTGTAATTTTAGGATTTGTGTTATCTGTTTTATTCAACGAATATGCACCTGCCTTGTTCGGAAACGAAACTTTATTGTACACAGCTTATAAAAATGCTAAAGGTATCTACGAAATTCCGTTCCACATTTGTATGGGATTATCATTTTTCTTTACAACACTTGTAATGGTAGCAATGAGTTTTGCAGGACCAAAAGTGAACCCAAAAGCTTTCGAAACAGAACCTGGAATGTTCTCTGTAAAGCCACAAACAACAGTATTGATTGTAATTACTTTATTGGTAATTGTAGCCTTATACGTTAAGTTCTGGTAA
- the galE gene encoding UDP-glucose 4-epimerase GalE translates to MKIVVTGGLGFIGSHTVVELQNENFEVIVIDNLSNSSIEVLDGIEKITGKKPLFEQIDLRDKTAVQDFFKKYSDVSGVIHFAASKAVGESVQNPLLYYENNINSLVYILQELNKKPEANFIFSSSCTVYGQAEKMPIAESTSIQPAMSPYGNTKQIGEEIITDLTKVSNLNAILLRYFNPIGAHPSNEIGELPLGVPQNLVPFITQTGVGLRQELAVYGNDYPTPDGTCVRDYIHVVDLAKAHVIAMQRLVNKTNTEKLEIFNLGTGKGSSVLEVIKAFEKASGQKLPYKIVARREGDVTEAYANTDKANNVLGWKTQLGLDEAIASAWKWEQKIRKQ, encoded by the coding sequence ATGAAAATAGTCGTTACAGGTGGTTTGGGTTTTATTGGATCACACACCGTTGTTGAATTACAAAACGAAAATTTCGAAGTAATCGTAATTGATAATCTTTCTAACTCTTCAATTGAAGTTTTAGATGGTATCGAAAAAATTACAGGTAAAAAACCACTTTTTGAACAAATTGATCTACGAGATAAAACTGCTGTTCAGGATTTCTTCAAAAAATATTCTGATGTTTCAGGCGTTATTCATTTTGCAGCTTCAAAAGCTGTGGGTGAAAGTGTTCAGAATCCTTTGCTGTATTATGAAAACAATATAAACTCGTTGGTTTACATCCTTCAGGAATTAAACAAAAAACCTGAGGCAAACTTTATTTTCAGTTCATCCTGTACGGTTTACGGTCAGGCCGAAAAGATGCCAATTGCAGAATCTACTTCTATCCAGCCAGCAATGTCTCCTTATGGAAATACCAAACAAATTGGTGAGGAAATCATTACTGATCTGACTAAAGTGAGCAATCTTAACGCTATTTTGTTACGTTACTTTAACCCGATTGGTGCACACCCGTCAAACGAAATTGGCGAATTGCCGCTTGGGGTTCCACAAAACTTAGTACCCTTTATCACACAAACAGGTGTTGGATTACGCCAAGAACTAGCAGTTTATGGAAATGACTACCCTACTCCTGACGGAACCTGTGTTCGTGATTATATTCATGTCGTAGATCTGGCAAAAGCACATGTTATTGCCATGCAAAGACTGGTAAACAAAACCAATACAGAAAAACTGGAGATTTTCAATTTAGGAACCGGAAAAGGAAGTTCTGTTTTAGAAGTAATTAAGGCATTCGAAAAAGCAAGCGGACAAAAATTACCTTATAAAATTGTAGCCAGAAGAGAAGGTGATGTAACAGAAGCCTATGCAAATACAGACAAAGCTAATAATGTTCTGGGCTGGAAAACGCAATTAGGTCTTGATGAAGCCATTGCAAGTGCCTGGAAATGGGAACAAAAAATCAGAAAACAATAA
- a CDS encoding UDP-glucose--hexose-1-phosphate uridylyltransferase, whose amino-acid sequence MRNFDINEDPHRRYNPLLNEWVLVSPHRAKRPWQGQNETISTEKLPEYDPTCYLCPGNVRANGVNNPNYESSFVFENDFAAMKQDEIMFEDDIKQTFFKAQPERGISRVVCFSPRHDLTLPEMEVAGIENIIRTWQKEYTDLGNIDYINHVQIFENKGSVMGCSNPHPHGQIWAQSSLPTQVEKTQKNLKDYFIKNNRNLLQDYLKAELVKEDRIVIENDHFAALVPFWAIWPYETMIISKRHITKITDFTAEEVTSYATILKQLTTKYDNLFNTSFPYSSGIHQAPTDGGAHEEWQFHMHFYPPLLRSATVKKFMVGYEMLGESQRDITPEKSAAVLRELSDIHYKNK is encoded by the coding sequence ATGAGAAATTTTGATATTAATGAAGATCCGCACAGACGTTACAATCCATTATTAAACGAATGGGTTTTGGTTTCACCTCATCGTGCAAAAAGACCATGGCAAGGTCAGAATGAAACTATCTCAACAGAAAAATTACCGGAATACGATCCAACCTGTTATTTATGTCCGGGAAATGTTCGAGCCAATGGTGTAAATAATCCTAATTATGAAAGTTCGTTTGTTTTTGAAAATGATTTTGCTGCTATGAAGCAGGATGAAATTATGTTCGAAGACGATATCAAACAAACTTTTTTTAAGGCACAACCGGAAAGAGGGATTTCAAGAGTGGTTTGTTTTTCTCCAAGACACGATCTTACTTTACCTGAAATGGAAGTTGCAGGTATCGAAAATATTATCCGTACCTGGCAAAAAGAATATACTGATTTAGGCAATATCGATTATATCAACCACGTTCAGATTTTTGAAAATAAAGGAAGTGTTATGGGCTGCAGTAATCCGCATCCGCACGGACAAATCTGGGCTCAGTCGTCCTTGCCGACACAGGTTGAAAAAACCCAAAAAAACCTAAAAGATTATTTTATCAAAAACAATCGTAATCTTTTACAGGATTATCTTAAAGCCGAATTAGTAAAAGAGGACCGTATTGTAATCGAAAATGATCATTTTGCAGCATTAGTTCCGTTCTGGGCAATCTGGCCTTACGAAACCATGATCATCAGCAAAAGACATATTACCAAAATTACTGATTTTACAGCAGAAGAAGTGACCTCTTATGCCACTATCCTGAAACAGCTGACTACGAAGTACGACAATCTTTTCAACACTTCATTCCCATATTCTTCAGGAATTCACCAGGCACCTACAGATGGAGGAGCGCACGAAGAATGGCAGTTTCACATGCATTTTTATCCGCCGTTATTGCGTTCTGCTACCGTAAAAAAATTCATGGTTGGCTATGAAATGTTAGGCGAATCACAACGTGATATTACACCTGAAAAAAGTGCTGCCGTTTTAAGAGAACTATCCGATATACATTATAAAAATAAATAA
- the galK gene encoding galactokinase codes for MNEILIQNTTSFFEKSFGTAPQKIVLSPGRINIIGEHVDYNDGYVLPAAIDKIICFAFEKSNSKTSKIIAIDLNEEFEVDLTQEIKLSDVVWTNYILGVIKQLQDNGFSFEGFNCVFSSNIPVGSGLSSSAALECGMIFGIKELFGLKIEKVDVALMGQKAEHWVGINCGIMDQFSSVHGLENKVIKLDCNTLEFEYHNADFKDYSLVLFDSNVKHSLFTSEYNNRRLECEEGLSIIKNHFPEIKTFRDCTEEQVLSLKDKMSEVVFRRVHFVVKEILRVTQACEALDNGNIELLGKLLFDTHDGLSKDYEVSCAELDFIVEQAKKEEAVVGSRLMGGGFGGCAITLIKKGNENRVKEAFTSLYFDTFGIDLKIYDVKVSNGTSLYTTN; via the coding sequence ATGAACGAGATTTTAATACAGAATACCACTTCTTTTTTTGAGAAATCTTTCGGGACAGCTCCTCAAAAAATTGTACTTTCTCCAGGAAGAATCAATATTATCGGCGAACATGTCGATTACAATGACGGTTATGTTTTACCTGCTGCAATTGATAAGATTATTTGTTTTGCCTTTGAAAAAAGCAATTCGAAAACATCTAAAATTATCGCTATCGATTTGAATGAGGAATTTGAAGTTGATCTGACTCAGGAAATCAAATTAAGCGATGTAGTCTGGACCAATTACATCCTTGGCGTTATCAAACAATTGCAGGACAATGGTTTTTCTTTCGAAGGTTTCAATTGTGTTTTCAGCAGTAATATTCCAGTTGGTTCAGGATTATCATCATCGGCAGCTTTAGAGTGCGGAATGATTTTCGGAATCAAAGAATTATTCGGTTTGAAAATTGAGAAAGTTGATGTTGCTCTTATGGGACAAAAAGCAGAACACTGGGTAGGTATCAATTGTGGTATTATGGACCAGTTTTCAAGCGTTCACGGACTTGAAAACAAAGTAATAAAACTGGACTGCAATACGTTAGAATTTGAATATCACAATGCTGATTTCAAAGACTACTCACTGGTTTTGTTTGACAGTAATGTAAAACACTCCCTTTTTACATCAGAATACAACAACAGAAGACTGGAGTGTGAAGAAGGACTTTCGATCATCAAAAATCATTTTCCGGAAATCAAAACGTTCAGGGATTGTACCGAAGAACAGGTCTTGAGCCTGAAGGATAAAATGTCTGAAGTTGTTTTCAGAAGAGTCCATTTTGTTGTAAAAGAAATTTTGCGTGTAACTCAGGCTTGCGAGGCTTTGGATAACGGTAATATTGAACTTTTAGGAAAGCTGCTTTTTGATACCCATGACGGATTATCTAAAGATTATGAAGTTAGCTGCGCGGAATTAGACTTTATTGTTGAACAGGCCAAAAAAGAAGAAGCCGTTGTGGGTTCCCGATTAATGGGAGGCGGTTTTGGAGGCTGTGCGATTACGTTAATTAAAAAAGGAAACGAAAACAGAGTCAAAGAAGCATTTACCAGCCTTTATTTTGATACATTTGGAATTGATTTAAAAATTTATGATGTGAAGGTCTCAAACGGAACATCACTTTATACCACAAATTAA
- a CDS encoding aldose epimerase family protein, giving the protein MNLKHISHLQDYSNCKLFGLTPDNEEIYCFELTNKNGMRVQLTNYGATVTSLKVPATDGKLTDVVLGFDNPEAYIASYNLPSGPYFGTTVGRYAGRINKGRFTLNDKTFQLAGNNNGNALHGGNTGFGQKIWDVTDLTDQSVTFHLISENLEENYPGELEVFLTYTLTEENELKLEYKATTTEDTIINLTHHSYFNLNGHDSDVLDQEIFIDADTILETNNESIPTGKFTALDGHDFDFRNRKNCPASIDNSFVINPVTAIAAQLFSTKNNLKMSVYTDQPSVHIYVGGNCFDILRGKENANYTPVSGICFETQNFPDAPNHSHFPNSVLKKGDEYQQTTIYKFENIN; this is encoded by the coding sequence ATGAATTTAAAGCATATATCGCATTTACAAGATTACTCTAATTGCAAATTGTTTGGTTTGACCCCTGATAACGAAGAAATTTATTGCTTTGAACTAACCAATAAAAATGGAATGAGGGTACAGCTTACGAACTATGGTGCGACTGTAACTTCATTAAAAGTTCCTGCTACAGATGGAAAACTGACAGATGTAGTTTTGGGCTTTGACAATCCCGAAGCCTATATTGCATCCTATAATTTGCCTAGCGGACCTTATTTTGGCACAACTGTCGGTCGTTATGCAGGACGTATCAACAAAGGTCGTTTTACTTTAAATGATAAAACATTTCAACTTGCAGGAAACAATAACGGAAATGCTTTGCACGGAGGAAATACCGGTTTTGGTCAAAAAATATGGGATGTCACTGATTTAACAGACCAGTCGGTAACTTTTCATCTGATCAGTGAAAATTTAGAAGAAAATTATCCTGGAGAATTAGAAGTTTTTTTAACCTATACCTTAACCGAAGAAAACGAATTAAAACTCGAATATAAAGCAACGACTACAGAAGACACCATTATAAATTTAACCCATCACAGTTATTTCAATCTTAATGGTCATGATTCGGACGTATTGGATCAGGAAATCTTTATTGACGCGGATACTATTCTTGAAACCAATAATGAGAGTATTCCAACCGGAAAATTTACTGCTCTCGATGGTCATGATTTCGATTTCAGAAACAGAAAAAACTGCCCGGCTTCTATTGACAATTCGTTTGTAATTAATCCAGTTACAGCAATCGCTGCTCAGTTATTCAGCACGAAAAACAATTTAAAGATGAGCGTTTACACGGATCAGCCGAGCGTTCATATTTATGTAGGTGGAAATTGTTTCGATATTTTAAGAGGAAAAGAAAATGCAAATTACACTCCGGTGAGCGGAATTTGTTTTGAAACCCAAAATTTCCCTGATGCTCCAAATCACAGTCATTTTCCTAATTCTGTTTTAAAAAAGGGAGACGAATATCAGCAGACTACTATTTATAAATTTGAAAATATAAATTAA